TGCCTGAACGGGGCACATGCCTCTCTGAGAACCCTCCTGCTGAAAAAGTTCTGGTCCTCCCTTAATGAGTAGATGAAAGCACACAGAGCAGAGAAGTGATTCTACTGAACTAGAACACAAGTTATTAAAAGGAAGCAAGATAGGTTCTCCAGAAACCCACAATCTAGCTGGGGAGATAAGACTGATCACATAGGAACTGCCACGAACAATATAAGACAAGTAGATTTAAGTGCCAAATTGTGTGGTGCTAAGAAAGGGAGTATGGGTTTCAGAGACCAAGAAGAAATGGCAGCTAGACTAACTAGAGAAAGCTGCCTATAAAAACTCTGGGAATGGATCTTTAAGGAAGGTGAAGTAACAAGCTACTCAAGGGACAGATTCAAATGAAGCATGTTTAGACCACCCTAGCCTCATTCCCTTCTGAACCAATAATCATCCTTCCAGAAGACATTCTGAGCAGACAATGCAGCTAGGTTCCAACCCCTGAGATGAGACTTGACATCACGTCTAAGGTTGGACGCAGTGTAAAGAGAACTTCACCAGAAGTCTTCAGATCTGAGTTCCAGTCCTGGCACCACAATTGACTAACTGGGATGGCAGGACATTGAGTGCTCCTGGTAAAGAGAATCAAGTGCATTCCCTACAGAAACTGCAAAGGACCTTTGAGACTAATGAGACTTAGGAGTTGCTATGAAATCCCAcaagatttatttttatcctcTCAGATGTATGCAGAAGATAAGATAATGAGCCCCTGCTAGAGTGCGTTCTCTCTGACAAGGTGGCTTTTCCTGGGAGCCCTTAGGACTGTCCCAGGAGCTGATTCATGGTTCTGGGACAATCATTGTTCTCACTGAATCCCTCCCACAGCACCATCCccaaaagcattttaaatatcttgctGGTTCCCTTAGTAAGAAGAAGCCTAAAATCTATCAGCTACAATCTTAGCTGCCTTCTACAAAATGCTTCCATGGCCTTAGATTAATTTGATTCCAAACCAACACGAATCCAACTGAATTATTTCACCAGGTAATTAAGATGCAATTGTGACTTTGGTCATGCTCAGTGGATACTGGCTGTAGAGTAATGTTCACAGTGGAGAGATTCAGACCATTGTCATCAGAACTTATTTATTGTACCATGTCCAGACTAGGATTTCAGCTGTTGTATGAAATACACAACTGAGACTGGTTCATTTTGAGGAGGGGAGGCTGGATCTACAGCTATAATCTCTTTGGGCTTATGTGTCACTAGGTAAATCTTAGAAAAAGTAAACAGTTTCATGGGGCATGGGTGAGGACTACACTGTAGAACTTGGACCAGAGACTTTGCTCTAAATTTCTGAAGGGTACCCCCAGGTAAGAATGTCTCTCTTTTTCCACACCCTCTAGAAATATCATATTTTTCCACATTACCTATTTTAATTGAAACATAAAACATATTACACATTGTAATGTTAACCCATAAGAGTCCCTAGGTCTTCTTAAAATGTCTACTGGCTATAAACCTTTGTTTTCCCTCTTGTAAAATGTTCTGGGTTCGGGGAGTCTGGTGCTTCCCTTTACTCTGGGCCCAATCCAAGCTGCTGGTACCCCAAGCCCATTCTTAAATAAGGTCATATAAAACTGTGTGTCACCAGCCTGCTCCTGAAATTTTTCCTTCTGGGAAATATTCTGGAAATTGCTTTTCTGGAAAGTAAGCACACTCTACCACATTAGACAAAGATCCATTCCGAGCTTTCAAAACTTCTTATTATGTTCCTATTGTATTATTGAGAAAATTGAGATTCTAATTGGCAAGCAATTTTTCCAAGACGTTTGCCAGAAAGGGATATGGCTCAACTAAGTGTATCTTAACCCAAAAagtaggaagaagaagaaaagacatgggcaattaaaaaattccaaaatcaAACTTAATCCTCTTCTCCCATGGAAGTTGAGTATTTGCTTAACAGTCTTAGAGGTGCTATGATTTTGAAGTTGAGACGTGGGTCTGAAAAAAGGGTAATTCTCTTCCCCTAAAGAGGAAATCATGATGTGGTGAAAAGAGAACAGAATTTGGAGTTAGAAAGTTGCAGATTAAAATATTGATTCTTGGCAATATTTGATTCTTGATTGTTTCTTCCTGGGTTTGTGGCATGTTGGGAAACTTTCTTgatctccctgagcctcacttttctcatccataaatCAGTCATAGCTATATACAACTTGCGGGGCTCCTGGAGGGATTAGAGCTAATGTatgaggtggtcctggcatgtaaGTGGAATAAATCCAGTTGGCTACATCTGTCCCCTTGTGACTTGCCACCTAATTTCTGGTTGTGTGCATTGAACAATCTTGTCCTAAAATCAGAGAGAATTGCAGAAATTCACCATGAGATGGACAGAAAATGGGCCATGCCAATTTCAGAATTGGATGTTTAGAAAGATGTTGAAATTAACCAAGTGTAGTCATTATTTGAAAGTAGAAATGATATGATTGTTGAAAGAGAGATTTCTTTgattctgtatattttaaaattacagtaaaataCAGAGGCAGCAAAACAAATTCACAGCAAAGAGCACAGAATTTTCCATCAGACTGTTAACATTTGGGACCCGGATTCTCCACTTATTAAACTGGGTGACCTTAGACAAATTCATCTCCCAGTTGTTCAAACTCCTCATTggtaaaaaataagataaaaatatctgCTTGAAGGCCTGTTTCCAGGATTGAATAAGAAAATACATGCAAAGCCTCAAAGGCTTTAGTGCAATGATTAGATAAAAGGCACTGAGAACATTCCAAGGAAGAGCATAACGAAATCAGAAATAACAAACTAGATTTACACAGTTAACATGGACCAGTCATAAAAGTATAGTAAGAgtgtaaaaagagagaaacaaaattagCTTTGTAGCACAAGGTCATATATGTAAATTCTACATCACTAAACtcactatatttttaaacatacacatatttctagacagacataaaaagaataaatgtggAAGGACACATATTTTGCACACACTAGAGTGGACACATATGAGGAGCAGGGGAAGGAGTTGGgatagagagagaaggaaggaaaataataaaataaaatggataagGGCCTTGCCCTGATCGATAATGTTATTTTATCCGGAACTGAGGAGTATGATTAACTCAATTTTGGActcatatatatatgtctatatattatGTTTAAGTAACTGTAAATCACTTGAAATAGCACCTACTTGTTTTATAAACTCAATAATGAGTAGCTAAAGAGTATGCATCTTTCTAATAATTCAGATATTAGCAAAATCCTTTCAAGAGTCTCATTTAGCCCATATACCTAGCCATACAACCTTAGGACTGTGAGAGATGAAAGTACTTTAATAGTCATATAATCAAGTCCCACTATTTTTCAGGACAGAAAGTAAAGCccaaggaggggaagggaaactTTGAAGTTTACTCTGCTGGTTCGTATCTGTCCTAGAGATGGTAACCATTGAGCTTGACCATAGCAAGCGGGCCTTCCAAAGAAGCTAACTCATCCCCACTGTGATGATGGTGTGGGGATGGAGGGAACAACACTAAGATGCCACCTTTTATATATGTCAGCATCTTCCTCTCATTAGGGACCCCTGATTAGAGCGAGAGGAGGCTGCTGACCCAAATTAAAGTGGTAAAGATTAGAGAGAAAGATATtagttatattttttattactgaaatataactgacatataacattgtgtaagtttaatgtGTACAACATGTTAGTTTGATGCATTTACAtactgcaatatgattaccaccatagcttTAGCTAACACCTGCAACAGGTCCCATAAATATCATGTCTTCTTTGTGGTGAAAATGGTTAAGAACTAGTCCCTTAGCAACTTTGAATTTTGTAATACAATATTGATGACTGTAATAAGTGTGCTGTGCATCAGATCTCCCAAACTTATCTAATAGTTACAACTTTGTACCATTAAACAACCTCTTTCAGTACCACCTGACTAAGCAATTTTTGACAACATGgtgaataattatatatatatatgtatatttatataattataattgtgtaataagaaaaatatatcaatgGGTAATATGAGGGAATGAACATAAAGAGCACATTCATCATCTTCCAACTTCTGAAAGAGTTTCATGAAAAGAAGGGATTAAAATTGTGTCTGAAAGAGGTAAAACCAAAGCCAATGGGtggaagacaaagagagagaatccagataaaaaagagaataaacagGTAGGTATAACTACGAATGGAGGCTCATCCAGCTGGATAGACATGGAAGGTATGTAATTGAGGAGACTCCAGCAACCGATGGGGATTAGAACAGATGCTAACTAGATGCTTTCCAAATCTGAGAGTCTGTGTGTCTCTTATCTTCACagaaatttccaaatttaaaCCAGAGGTGATTTGAATCAGAAACATCAGCCCATAGAAGCTCCAGAAAATGCAGGAGAAGAACCTAGGTACCCACGAAGAATCAGCAAGTTAcaagatttctcaaaaacaagCTCTATAATTTGGTCCAGAAATATAAACCTAACTTCTACCCAGAGAATAAGAATTGGCCCTTCAAGTtctgggatttttaaaatttcatcctcATCCTCAGATCAATAGTCCACATTGAATCCATGGCCAAGAATAATCTCACCACGGTAACTGAATTCATTCTCATGGGCTTTATTGACTACCCAAAGTTGGAGATTCCCCTATTTGTGATGTTTCTAAGTTTCTATCTGGTCACCCTTCTAGGGAATGTGGGGATGATCATTCTGATCCAAGTGGATGTCCAACTCCACACCCCAATGTACTTCTTCCTGAGCCACCTCTCCCTCCTGGATGCCTGCTACATCTCAGTCATCATCCCTCAGATCCTGGTCACACTGGCCAAAGGAAAGATGGTCATCTCCTATGGCCAATGTGCTGCTCAGTTCTTTTTCTTCACCATTTGTGCAGCTACTGAGTGCTTCCTACTGGcagtgatggcctatgaccgctatgttgcTATTAGCAAGCCACTGCTCTACACTGTGGCCATAAATCCCAGAATCTGCTGGAGTTTGGTGGTGGTAGCCTATGTCTGTGGGATGTTGGGGGCCATCTTGCGTACCACATGCACATTCACCCTCCCCTTTTGTGACAACAATCAGATCAACTTCTTCTTCTGTGACCTCCCACCCCTGTTGAAACTTGCCTGCATTGATACAACAAGCACTGAGATTGTCATTGTCTTCTTCGGAAACTTTGTGATTTTGGCCAATGCCTTGGTCATCCTGATTTCCTACCTGCTCATCATCAAGGCCATTTGGAGGGTGAAGTCTTCAGGTGGCAGGACCAAGACTTTCTCCACATGTGCCTCTCACCTCACTGCTGTGGCCCTTTTCTTTGGGACCCTCATATTCATGtatctgaggagtggatcaggcaaATCCCCAGAGGAAGACAAGGTTGTGTCTGTCTTCTACACTGTGTTCATCCCCATGCTGAACCCGCTGATCTATAGCCTGAGAAACAAGGATGTGAAAGTTGCCTTCAGAAAGGTCACTGGTAGATTCCAGGGGTCCAGGAGCATGTAGGTCCAAGTGAGAAGACCTTCCTTCTTGGTCTATTTTCTTCCCATATCAATATATTTATACCAGTTTGCAACTCTTACCCACAAACAGAAAAGAGAGGCAGGTGCCTCCAGGCACACAGGAAAAACCACAAATGTGGTAAAATTTGTCTCCAGAAGTTCAATAGTACTTtattcttctccctctccccctccaatCCATTCTTTGGCACCCAAAATTCTTGTGCTACACTCTGACAACATAACTTATATAATCTTGAAGACACTTGACAATACCTAATATCTACGTTTGTTTTTATCCCCAACCCCTGTAGAATGTAACTTCCATGGAAGCAAAGACTGTTATTTTTAGTGCATCTCAACtcacagtaggcattcaataaacatctCTTGAAAAAACATAAAGAGGATATAAATGAATAGGATTTCCATTTCTTGAAATACAGGGGACCAGGAGTTTTAATAAAGGTTTTCCctgaaaaacaagtgaaaaatagttaaaagatGAGGACATATTAAGAAATCCAAGGCTAAAATCAAAGGGAAACTCAAAACCCTAACAAGTATGCAGAGTATTGAAGCTGTTTGCCAGTGAGAGCATCTCCCTAAGAAGAtatttttgttggtggtggtaccatcaagtcaattccaactcccaCCTACCTTATAAACAGTAGAATGGAACCCTGCCTGTATTTTTTGCAtcatcttctcaccttctggtACTCTGTAAGACAATGCTCCGCTTCTATTCATAGGGTTTACatagccaatttttttggaattgGGTGGCCaattccttcttcctagtttgtcttagtctggaagctctgttgaaacctgtccaccaagTGTGatcctgttggtatttgaaatactggtggcatagtttTCAACATAACaacaacatgcagccaccacagtatgacaaccgacgcACAGGTGATGTAGTTCCATGACCCAGGAAACAAACTTAGGGTGTGGCAGGGAGAGCACTcactcttaaccactagaccaccagggttgGCATGAGGCTATATTAGGTGTCTATTGCTGTTAACTTGGTAGCTTAatgcagcaaatatttactataaCATAGTTTCTGTGGGGCAGGATTAGTTAGTTAGATGTCTCTGGCTCATGGTCTCTCACAAAGCTGTAATTAAGATGTTGGTCAAGGATACAGTTATCTTGAGGTTGGCTAAGGGGAGATCCACTACCAATCACTCACATGGCTGACTGTTGGTAAGCCTCAGGTTCCTCCCATTTCTTGACCAAATATATCAGTTACTTGCTACATGGTCCTCTCCACAGGGCAACTCACACCATGATGACTGACTTTCATCAGAGCAGCTGCCCAAGACAAACACCACAGTCTTTTTGAAACCTAATCTCGGAAGTAATATGCcatcacattttatttactaaTGGTGAGTCACTAAATCTAGGCCATACTCAAGGGTAATCATGATAACTTGGGGACAGAAGACGTCCCCAAATTTTCTGAAGTGTGGAaattctcaaatatatatatatatatatatatatatatatatatatatatacacacacacacacacatatatatttataaacatcaGTGATTTAATATCTTTTGAATCTCCACTGAACAGGAATTGATACAGATCTACGTAAGTTGGAAAACATTTATTAGGATATGCGGTGTTTCTCATTGCTATACGCAGGACACACATGCCTATAACTCTAAGTTTATATCAATCCAGGAGACATGACACCTCCCTTCCATTCATTCAGTCCATTCGTTAAgcctttacttttccttttcattattttattgattacCACTCATGTAGAGGAAGGCTATTGATTATTATTTGTGTAGGTGCTTTATTAGGAAGCTTTGCTGAACTCTAACAGTTGTCACTTCATTATTTTGGAAAGTcgttttaaacaaaattttatgtgcatatgtattttttaaagttatgtggTATTTCATATCCttaaatatgatggagaaaattTGTATCCTGAACTCTGCTGTCCTCTTAGCATTATATCCTGAGCATTTTTCATCTTAAGAGTCATATGAGGTCACATTTGTATTCATGTTTTACTCCATCTCAATATTTCCTAGAACTCCTGCCCATTTGACAGAGATGCCTAGCACTGATCACCATTTTTGCACTGCCAACCTGCTCTACAGTAAATGAGACAGTGCCACAGTAAATTAGCTCTCGTCCCAACATGCTAAACTCTCAAATCACTCCCATCTTCCACTTTCATCCACCAATACAGCCAGATGGAAATGATCTCCTCATCTATTACTCTGTACGTCTGACACCATCACCTACCACAAGTGACGTGATGCTGCCCACCAGGAAGACCCTTCATCCTCTTATGCTGAGTTCTACACAGACCTACTCCCAACCCAGCCCAGCCAAGGACAGTTTACACCCCTGAACCTCTGTGGaggtctgagtttgaatccctTATCTCAGGGGAAATTCTTCAGCTTGCTGTGTAGATCAGGGGCCCTTCTCAACTCCACCCATGCAACATCCAAGAACTAAAAGCAAATGTATGCATTGAGAGATGCTTACCTTTGAATCCCAACTCCTCAATTCAAAATATTCTATTACTCCTAAATAATTGTGGACACgttgacattttaaatttaattactaTAAAATTACAGTACCATGACCATAGGTCTTTGTAGCTGTTAATGATTATTTCCTTGAGATAAACTCTTAGAAGCAGAACTGTGGAGAGaaggacattttcatttttaagggcCTTCATACAAATTAATAAAACTGACTTCAAGGTTCTCCCCAGAACTCCTCAGTGTAATCCCAGCACCTCTTCCATAGTAGATATTATAatcttcctttaaatatttgtgattatgaaaacaaaaagttataGCTATCTCACAGCTGCATAAAttgtgattttttatttcttgtgatgttaaatatttttcacatatttatttagcCACTTCTATGTCTTCCCTTGTCACTTTAGCATACaaattctttgcctatttttctaatAAGATATTTGACTTTTCTGATTGAACTATCGAAACATTAAGGatctctcttttcatttgtttgccaaatatttattgaatccctagtatatgccaggaactgttctgggcactggagatatagcagtgaacaaaacagacaaatttcCTGCCCTCAAAAATAGTGTTATAAAGAAATAGAACCAGGACATGAGATAGGAACTGTCTGGGGTAGTGGAAGAGAAAGGGGACTCCTAGAAGTCAGAAAATGTCTCTCTGATGTGGCATTTACCATGGGACATGCATGGAAAGAAGATATAAGAGTATCTTCTTGTGTGGaaagcattccagacagagggaacagcaagtgcaaagcccTTGAGGCAGGAATCAGCTGAGCTCTCAATGAACAGGTACAAGGGCAGTAGGAGATAAAGAAGGAAGGTGGGCGGGGGCCAGATCACATAAGATCTCAGGCCAGAGTAAGAAATTAAGTTTTTCCCCTCAATGTGACTGGAAGCCAATAGAAGGTTTTTAATAGGGCAGTCAAAGAATCTGATGTAAGTTTTAAACGATTTCTCCAGGTTATATGAGGGATATGGATTATAGGGAGGCAAGAAAATGTggggtatacacacacacacacacacacatacaattgaacattattcagccataagaaagaaggaaattttgctgtttgtgacatggatggagcttgagggcatgatgctaagtgagataagtcatacagagaaagacatataCTGTGGAATCTAACCttctctctattctgtcccattggtctATGACACTATTTTTATGCCCATATCatgctgttttattattattgctttgtaatatagttcaaaatcaggaagtgagatgtctccagctttgctcttctttctcaagctttggctatttgaggtctctTGTGGCTCCATACAAATTCTAggatgtttattctttttttgtgaaaaatgccattggaattttggtttGGAATTGCATTGAAGCCAGTCTTCCTTGGTCCACTTCTTAAAACCTCTCTTGGCTATGTCTACCCAATAGTAGCTTCAGAAACCCCAGATATAAATATTCAAAAGTCTATCAGGAAGAAACAGCATCCTTAGGTATCCTAGTTACCAGATCAATACAGCCACCCAAAGCTGCTGTGAGTGTTGGGTGCTAATGGCTCACAGTTACGGGCTTCTCTGGAGTACTGCCTCAGCCAAGGGATCTAAATCTCCCAGAAATACTTAGGGGGTCACATCCCACCTCTTGGGGGCAGCCCACAGTCAATGGGTAATCAATATGGACTTCAAAAGTCCAAATCCCTTGTCTAGAGGCAGAAGTGAGTGAGTGGTATAATTCACACTCCAGAATTCCCCTAAGGATCAGGCCAAAGCTAGACTCCAACAGAAACTATGCCTTTGCTTAGCTCCTTCTTACCTCCTTCGCTCCATTACAGATTTCTTCTGTGATCACTCCCTCAGTGAAACACGGACCCAAAAATCTGTGtcaggtctttcttttttttttttttttttttgctgagatagattagctctgagctaatgtctgtggcAAACTtccccattattattatttttttttttgcttgaggaatattaagcctgagataacatccttgccaatcttcctctactttatatatcaGAAatcaccacagcctggctgaagagtggtgtaggttcatgcctggatctgaacccgaacccgggccactgaagcaaaacatgctgaacttaaccactgtgccatggggccggtcATTCAGGTCATTTTTTAAGGAACCAAACCTAAGACATAACTGTTCCCATAAATCCCAAAAAAAGTTCTCAGTTTAATATTAACAAAAACAGTAATCATCATGTGATACATCAAAGCACTCTAGATCCC
This sequence is a window from Equus caballus isolate H_3958 breed thoroughbred chromosome 12, TB-T2T, whole genome shotgun sequence. Protein-coding genes within it:
- the OR9I1E gene encoding olfactory receptor family 9 subfamily I member 1E (The RefSeq protein has 4 substitutions compared to this genomic sequence) produces the protein MAKNNLTTVTEFILMGFTDYPKLEIPLFVMFLSFYLVTLLGNVGMIILIQVDVQLHTPMYFFLSHLSLLDACYISVIIPQILVTLAKGKMVISYGQCAAQFFFFTICAAPECFLLAVMAYDRYVAISKPLLYTVAINPRICWSLVVVAYVCGMLGAILRTTCTFTLPFCDNNQINFFFCDLPPLLKLACNDTTSTEIVIVFFGNFVILANALVILISYLLIIKAIWRVKSSGGRTKTFSTCASHLTAVALFFGTLIFMYLRSGSGKSPEEDKVVSVFYTVFIPMLNPLIYSLRNKDVKVAFRKVTGRFQGSKSM